The Triticum aestivum cultivar Chinese Spring chromosome 3A, IWGSC CS RefSeq v2.1, whole genome shotgun sequence genome includes a region encoding these proteins:
- the LOC123058889 gene encoding heat stress transcription factor C-1a-like gives MDGLHTELALGLIGELDTAPFVAKTYQMVSDPRTDALVRWGRDSNSFVVTDVAGFSELLLPCFFKHGNFSSFVRQLNSYGFRKVHPDRWEFAHESFLRGQTHLLPLIVRRKKKRGETSCSSLVGGGEQHVMANIGEEVEEEEDDEGREALLEEVRRLRQEQTAIGEQLAQMARRLQATERRSDRLMPFLARLDEDPNATSLHLLQQAAEKKLQRMQLPSRDFASFPIAPPLHPAPSPLLALGDAAMDGARVGQWAEPMPLKLPAFEEPSASSGVQQVPEFEGGGRDSGSGMGITDSGTAVEIPFPFCLLGQCFF, from the exons ATGGACGGCCTTCACACGGAGCTCGCGCTGGGGCTGATCGGCGAGCTCGACACGGCGCCGTTCGTGGCCAAGACGTACCAGATGGTGAGCGACCCTAGGACGGACGCGCTCGTCAGGTGGGGGAGGGACAGCAACAGCTTCGTCGTCACCGACGTCGCCGGCTTCTCGGAGCTCCTCCTCCCATGCTTCTTCAAGCACGGCAACTTCTCCAGCTTCGTCCGCCAGCTCAACTCTTAC GGCTTCCGGAAGGTGCACCCGGACCGATGGGAGTTCGCGCACGAGTCATTCCTGCGCGGCCAGACGCACCTTCTGCCGCTCATCGTGCGCCGCAAGAAGAAGCGCGGCGAGACCTCTTGCTCGTCTCtagtcggcggcggcgagcagcaCGTGATGGCCAATATAGGAGAGGaagtggaggaggaagaggacgacgagGGGAGGGAGGCGCTGCTCGAGGAGGTTCGGAGGCTGCGGCAGGAGCAGACAGCTATCGGGGAGCAGCTGGCGCAGATGGCCCGGCGACTGCAGGCGACGGAGCGGCGGAGTGACCGGCTCATGCCCTTCCTCGCCAGGCTCGACGAGGATCCCAACGCCACCTCCCTCCACCTTCTCCAACAGGCAGCCGAGAAGAAGCTCCAGCGCATGCAGTTGCCTTCCCGTGATTTTGCTTCCTTTCCCATTGCACCCCCGCTTCACCCGGCGCCTTCACCGCTCTTGGCTCTCGGCGACGCGGCCATGGACGGAGCCAGAGTCGGGCAGTGGGCGGAGCCGATGCCACTGAAACTCCCAGCCTTCGAGGAGCCCTCCGCGAGCTCCGGGGTGCAGCAGGTGCCGGAGTTCGAGGGCGGCGGCAGGGACAGCGGCAGCGGCATGGGCATAACTGACAGTGGGACCGCCGTGGAGATCCCCTTCCCGTTCTGCCTACTTGGCCAGTGTTTCTTCTAA